A window of the Citrus sinensis cultivar Valencia sweet orange chromosome 9, DVS_A1.0, whole genome shotgun sequence genome harbors these coding sequences:
- the LOC112499338 gene encoding S-protein homolog 3: MTSLAKTLLLLALLAACMSAMSNACFLSEKVHVQITNQLENGEDLTLHCNSGDNDLGEHFLHKDENYKFSFCTNVFDKTLYYCSFAWSGQVRWFDVYAGVRYNCLNCNWRITHSGPCLEPDTPDAQETCYQYRKK; this comes from the coding sequence atgacttCTCTTGCCAAAACTCTATTGTTACTAGCTCTTCTTGCTGCATGCATGTCCGCGATGAGCAATGCTTGTTTTCTTTCTGAAAAAGTCCATGTGCAAATAACCAATCAGCTAGAAAATGGAGAGGATCTTACCCTTCATTGCAATTCTGGGGATAATGACCTTGGTGAACATTTCCTCCATAAAGATGAGAACTATAAATTCAGTTTTTGTACTAACGTTTTTGACAAAACTCTGTACTACTGTAGTTTTGCATGGAGTGGGCAAGTTCGTTGGTTTGACGTATATGCTGGGGTCAGATATAATTGCCTTAATTGTAATTGGAGGATAACACATTCTGGTCCATGTTTGGAGCCTGATACTCCTGATGCTCAAGAAACTTGTTATCAGTATCGTAAGAAATGA